In Candidatus Methylomirabilota bacterium, the DNA window GAAGATCCGGCCGTCCGCGGCGGCCGCGATGCCGTGCGGCAGATAGAACTGGCCGGGGCCGGTGCCCGGCACGCCCCAGGAGCGCTTCCGCTCCCCGCTCGGGCTGAACTGGTGGACGCGGCAGTTGCCGTAGCCGTCGGAGACGTAGAGATCGCCGTTCGGCCCCACCGCGAGGTTGGTGGGTCGGTTGAAGCCCTCCGACGGCTTCGTGATCGTCAGGTAGTCCTTGCCGTCGTAGCCGGTGTCGGCCGGCTTGTCCATGGTGCCGAGGGTCATCAGCAGCTTGCCCTTCGGCGTGAACTTCCGCACCGTGTGATTGCCGTCGTCGGTGCAGTAGAGGCTCTGGTCGGGACCCACGGTGATGCCGTGGGTGCGATAGGTGAACTGGCCCTCGCCCCACGAGCCCAGGAACTTGCCGTCGCGGTCGTACGCGATGATCGGATGGTCGCCGCGGCAGATGAGGTAGACGCGGTCCTCGGCGTCGACCGCCACGCCCGCCACGTCGCGGTGCGCGTAGCCCTTCGGCAGCTGCTCCCAGCCCTCGACCACCTGATACGACGGCTTCGTTGTCGCCATGGAGCTCTCCTCCCGGTGCCGCGCGATCGAATGTGCTGCGTCCGCGTCAAACTATCGGAGAAAGGCGACGGTGAGTCAAGCGACCACAGCGCCGCGCGGTCAATGTATGATCGGGCCATGCTCATCGCCCAGATCACCGACACCCACATCAGCACGCCGGGCAGCGTCAACGACCGGTACTTCCGGACGCCCGAGCACCTGGAGCGCGCGGTGACGCATCTCAACCGCCTCGCCCCGAGGCCCGACGTGGTGCTGGCCACCGGCGATCTGGTGGAGCGAGGCGAGCCGGCGGAATACGCGCGGCTGCGCTCGATCGTGGATGGCCTCGCCATGCCGCTCTACGTGATCCCGGGCAATCACGACGCGCGCGGGCCGCTGGCCCGGGCCTTCGCCGACCGCGGGTACCTGCCGCAGGACGGCGGCTTCCTGCACTACGCGGTCGAGCAGTGGCCGGTCCGTCTCATCGGCCTGGACACCCAGGTGCCGGGGCAGCCGGGCGGCCGGCTGTGCGCAGAGCGGCTTCACTGGCTCGACGCGCGCCTCGGCGAGGCGCCGGCGCGCCCGACCGTGATCTTCATGCACCATCCGCCGTTCGTGACCGGCATGCAGGCGATGGACGCCATGGGGCTCGAGGGCAAGGACGATCTGGCCGGCGTCGTCCGCCGTCATCCCCAGGTGGAGCGCGTGGTCTGCGGCCACGTGCACCGGCCGATGACGCGACGGTTCGCGGGCACCGTCGCCACCACGTGCCCGGCCACCGCGCACCAGCTCGCGCTGGATCTGCCGCCCGCGCGCCGGCTCGCGGTGGTCATGGAGCCCCCCGCGTGCCTGCTGCACCTGTGGCTCGAGGCGGAGGCGAGCCTCGTGAGCCACGTGAGCGTGATCGGCGACGAGCGGCCGCCCTTCACGCTCTTCGACGGCGAGCGCTGGCTGCGCGACACGGCCCCGCCCGCCGCCTTCCATCCCCGCTGAGCAGCGCGTGACCGATCGCTCACGCGGCGGTCCGCGCCCCGGGCGCGCGACGGCCGCGGGCCTGTGCGCGACCCTCGTGGGAATCGGGCTGGCGCGCTTCGCCTACACGCCGCTGCTGCCCGCCCTGATCGCCGAGGGATGGTTCCCCTCGTCGCAGGCCGCCTATCTCGGGGCCGCGAACCTCGCCGGCTATCTGGCCGGCGCGCTCGGCGCGCGGCCGCTCGCCCGCCGCGCCGCCGCGCGGGCCATCCTGCGCGTGATGATGCTCCTGGTCGCGGTGGCATTCCTCGCGTGCGCGGTGCCGCTGTCCTTCGCGTGGTTCTTCCTCTGGCGCTTCGCCTCTGGGGTGGCCGGCGGCGTCGTGATGGTGCTGGCCGCTCCGACCGTGCTGCCCCACGTGCCCGCCGCGCGCCGCGGCCTCGCCGGCGGCGCCATCTTCACCGGGGTCGGGCTCGGCATCGCGGCGTCCGGCACGGTGGTGCCGCTGCTGCTCGAGGCCGGGCTCGCGCAGACCTGGTGCGGCCTCGGTCTGCTCTCGCTGCTGCTCACCGCGCTCGCCTGGGGCGGGTGGCCGGCGGACTTGGTTCCCGCGGCCGCCGAGGCCGCGGCCGGGCGGTCCGCGCGGCGTGCCCCGGCGCTCCGCGCGCTCTACGCCGAATACGCCCTCAATGCGGCGGGGCTGGTCCCGCACATGGTCTTCCTGGTCGACTTCATCGCGCGGGGGCTCCGGCAGGGCATCGGGCCCGGCGCTCGCTACTGGGTCGTCTTCGGGGCGGGGGCCGTCGCCGGCCCCATGGTGGCCGGGGCCATCGCGGATCGCGTCGGCTTCGGCCTCGCGCTGCGCGGCGCCTTCGCGGCGCAGGCGGCCGCGGTCCTGCTGCCCACGCTCGCCACCGGGCCGGCCGCGCTCTCCGTCTCGAGCCTGGTGGTCGGCGCGGCGGTGCCGGGCATCGTGCCGCTCGTGCTCGGGCGGGTGCACGAGCTGGTGCCGGGCGATCCCGAGGGGCAGCGCGCGGCGTGGAGCGTGACGACGATGGCCTTCGCGCTCGGCCAGGCCGGCGCGGCCTACGGGTTCTCGTTCCTCTACGCGCGCGGCGGCGACTACCTGCCGCTGTTCTCGCTCGCCGCCGCGTGTCTCGTGCTCGCGCTCGCCGTGGATCTCGCCGCGCGGGTTGCGGCTCCTCGGCCGATTTGATAGCGTCGCCCGCATGAGCGCCACCCTCTCCGCGCTGGCCTGGAACACCGAAACGCTCGCGGTCGCCGGCTCCTCCGTAAGACTACGTACCGCCGGCCGCGGCGCGCCCCTGCTCGTGTCGCATCACGACATCGGCACGCCGGAGCAGCTGCCGTTCTACGACGCGCTCGCGCAGCGCTTCACGGTGCTGCTGCCCTCGCACCCCGGCTACGACGGCTCGGAGCGGCCGGCCTGGATGCGCAGCGTGCGAGACGTGGCGGTGACCTACCAGGCGCTGCTCGCCGCGAAGGGACTCGCCGACGTGTCGCTGGTTGGGCTCGGCTTCGGGGGCTGGATCGCGGCCGAGATGGCCACGATGTCGCCGCGCGCCTTCCGGCGGCTCGTGCTCGTGGGCGCGATGGGGATCAAGCCCGCGGCCGGAGAGATCCTGGACCAGGCGCTCGTCAGCTACATCGACTACGTGCGCGCCGGCTTCGAGGACCAGGGCGCCTTCGATCGGCTCTTCTCGCCGGATCCGCCCACCCCGCAGCTCGAGCAGTGGGACCTCAACCGGGAGATGACGTTCCGCATCGCGTGGAAGCCCTACATGTACAATCCCACGCTCCCGCCGCTCCTGGGCGGGGTGGCGACCCCGGCGCTGATCGTTCACGGTAGCCGCGATCGCATCGTGCCGCCCGGCTGCGCCGAGCAGTACGCGCGGGCGCTGCCGAAGAGCCGGCTCGCGATGGTCGACGGAGCCGGGCACTTGCTCGACATGGAGCAGCCGGATACGCTCGCGAAGCTCATCACGCAGTTCGTCGCCGAGTCCTGAGCGGGGGGATCCCATGCACCTCATGTACTTCACCGAGCAGCCGATGTCGGCGTACCCCGAGGAGGAGGGGCGCCAGCGGGGCGCCACCGCGCTGATGTTCTCCAACCGTCACTTCGATCCGGTGGCGGGAAGCCGGCTCTACAACGAGTACCTCGAGCACTATCGCCTCGCCGAGGAAGTCGGCTTCGACGGCATCATGCTGAACGAGCACCACAATGCCCCCTTCTGCATGCAGGCCAAGTGCAACATCTTCGCCTCGATCCT includes these proteins:
- a CDS encoding alpha/beta hydrolase, translating into MSATLSALAWNTETLAVAGSSVRLRTAGRGAPLLVSHHDIGTPEQLPFYDALAQRFTVLLPSHPGYDGSERPAWMRSVRDVAVTYQALLAAKGLADVSLVGLGFGGWIAAEMATMSPRAFRRLVLVGAMGIKPAAGEILDQALVSYIDYVRAGFEDQGAFDRLFSPDPPTPQLEQWDLNREMTFRIAWKPYMYNPTLPPLLGGVATPALIVHGSRDRIVPPGCAEQYARALPKSRLAMVDGAGHLLDMEQPDTLAKLITQFVAES
- a CDS encoding phosphodiesterase, producing the protein MLIAQITDTHISTPGSVNDRYFRTPEHLERAVTHLNRLAPRPDVVLATGDLVERGEPAEYARLRSIVDGLAMPLYVIPGNHDARGPLARAFADRGYLPQDGGFLHYAVEQWPVRLIGLDTQVPGQPGGRLCAERLHWLDARLGEAPARPTVIFMHHPPFVTGMQAMDAMGLEGKDDLAGVVRRHPQVERVVCGHVHRPMTRRFAGTVATTCPATAHQLALDLPPARRLAVVMEPPACLLHLWLEAEASLVSHVSVIGDERPPFTLFDGERWLRDTAPPAAFHPR
- a CDS encoding YbfB/YjiJ family MFS transporter; this encodes MTDRSRGGPRPGRATAAGLCATLVGIGLARFAYTPLLPALIAEGWFPSSQAAYLGAANLAGYLAGALGARPLARRAAARAILRVMMLLVAVAFLACAVPLSFAWFFLWRFASGVAGGVVMVLAAPTVLPHVPAARRGLAGGAIFTGVGLGIAASGTVVPLLLEAGLAQTWCGLGLLSLLLTALAWGGWPADLVPAAAEAAAGRSARRAPALRALYAEYALNAAGLVPHMVFLVDFIARGLRQGIGPGARYWVVFGAGAVAGPMVAGAIADRVGFGLALRGAFAAQAAAVLLPTLATGPAALSVSSLVVGAAVPGIVPLVLGRVHELVPGDPEGQRAAWSVTTMAFALGQAGAAYGFSFLYARGGDYLPLFSLAAACLVLALAVDLAARVAAPRPI
- a CDS encoding peptidyl-alpha-hydroxyglycine alpha-amidating lyase family protein, yielding MATTKPSYQVVEGWEQLPKGYAHRDVAGVAVDAEDRVYLICRGDHPIIAYDRDGKFLGSWGEGQFTYRTHGITVGPDQSLYCTDDGNHTVRKFTPKGKLLMTLGTMDKPADTGYDGKDYLTITKPSEGFNRPTNLAVGPNGDLYVSDGYGNCRVHQFSPSGERKRSWGVPGTGPGQFYLPHGIAAAADGRIFVCDRENDRIQIFSPDGEYLAEWTDTQRPTHLVFDGQGRAYVSELWWHTGDRAPRQGRTIDDPLYGRVSVFDKDGRLLTRWGTPEATAAGSFAAPHGIAVDSRGDIYVAEVTWTFAESRGRVPAGCHTFQKFTLKG